ATGCAGGAGACAATGTGAAGTTCAACTTTCCCATGGCCTTCACAACAACAATGTTGTCGTGGAGCGTGCTAGAGTTCGGAAATCTAATGGGATCGGACCTTCAACAAGCTATGGAAGCTATAAGATGGGGGACTGATTATTTTCTGAAAGCCACAAACGTTCCTGATTCGGTTGTGGGTGTAGTTGGCGACCCCATTGGTGACCACAGTTGTTCTCAAAGGCCTGAGGACATGGACACCCCAAGAACCTCTTATGTAGTCACCAAAGAAAAGCCAGGTTCAGAAGTCTCAGCCGAAATTGCAGCTGCATTTGCAGCTTCTTCCTTGGTGTTCAAAGATTCAGACAATAACTACTCTACTTTGCTTCTTAACCGATCAATGCAGGTGCATATATAGCTGATGATCACGATCTTTAATCTTCTTTTTTAGCTTTTTATACTTCATTAACCTTTTCTCTGTGGCTATACTAGGTCTTTGAATTTGCAGATAAGTATAGGGGGTCTTACAATGACAGTATTGGGGAAGGAGCATGCCCCTTTTACTGTGATTTTAGTGGCTACATGGTAACTAattgtttttcaagttttttttttttttatacgaaTTTGTTTTTCAAGTTTCGTTATGTTACGTaattaattgaaaatttgattttAGTTAATTCATCACTAATCTTGGGGTGACTAATTTGTTTCAAGGATGAATTGCTCTGGGGAGCTTCTTGGCTATACAAGGCAACCGGAGCAGCTGATTATTGGAATTATGTGAGAGAGAACATAGACAAAATGGAGTCCACTGTAATAAGAAATTTCAATGGGGATCCTGTTTCATACATAAATGGTGCTGTCACTGAATTTGGATGGGATTCAAAGCATTCCGGGATTAACGTACTTGTTTCTCAGGTACTTGGTTTTTAAATCTAGCCATCATATTTAATTTATTCGAATTAACCTATCtgacatttttcttttctatacttGTTTGCAGTGGGTAATGACTGATCCGAACAATTCTAGTCCTTTTATTCTCAATGCGGATAAGTTTGTATGCTCGATTTTGCCAGAATCACCTACTCAAAAATCGGTCACATATTCACCAGGTAGTTTCGCAACAAAAGACTACCTAGAAGCTAAAACAGAGTTATATCTATCATGTTATTTTGTCAAACCGGCTTaactctgttttctttttctttcctaaaTAAATTAGGAGGGCTGTTGTTCAAACCAGGAGGAAGTAACCTGCAACATTCAACCTCAATATCATATCTTCTTATGGTTTATGCTGGGTACATGAAAGCTACGAACAAAGTCGTAAATTGTGGCAATAATGTGGTCATCACTCCAGATCGGCTAGTAAATTTCACCAAAGGACAGGTATAACTTTTAGGGAGTGCGAATAACACTAGCAGATATGGTGATGAAACATTTTGgggctgatttttttttttttttttgcaacacTATACAGGTTGATTATATACTAGGAAGCAACCCATTAGGCATGTCATACATGGTCGGATTCGGGCCACAGTTTCCTCAGAAAATACATCACCGCGGTTCTGTTCTACCATCCCTTGATCAACACCCACAACACATCGATTGCCGCGGAGGAGACGTGTATTGGCAAAGCCAAGGTCCTAATCTGAATTTGCTAACAGGTGCAATTGTGGGAGGTCCTGCTGAAAATGATACGTTCCAAGATTCTCGATATAATGTTCCACAATCAGAGCCAACTACATACATCAACGCTCCTTTTGTGGGAGTTTTGGCTTACTTTAAATCACTATTTCCCCAACTGAATCCAAGAAAATGATCGGTTGGTCGAAACTCTTTATTGCTTGTATGAGACTCCAACATAGTTAACTGAATAAATAAATTACCTATAAGTGGTTTGTtcatcattttaattttttgaaccAACAAACCAATTAAACTAAGTGAAAATGTAAATCAAGCATTATCTGTGAAAATATGTCATAACAAAGATAGGTCATACGTTTATTCGCACGGGccaatgataaaagaggtcattttGAAATATCTTATTATAATCCAGCCCACACAAATGTCCC
This portion of the Rosa chinensis cultivar Old Blush chromosome 1, RchiOBHm-V2, whole genome shotgun sequence genome encodes:
- the LOC112171543 gene encoding endoglucanase 17, which codes for MCRNTLPRVLIILAGMITAASLASSHNYTDALSKCILFFEGQRSGNLPPSQRMTWRKDSALKDGSDVGMDLVGGYYDAGDNVKFNFPMAFTTTMLSWSVLEFGNLMGSDLQQAMEAIRWGTDYFLKATNVPDSVVGVVGDPIGDHSCSQRPEDMDTPRTSYVVTKEKPGSEVSAEIAAAFAASSLVFKDSDNNYSTLLLNRSMQVFEFADKYRGSYNDSIGEGACPFYCDFSGYMDELLWGASWLYKATGAADYWNYVRENIDKMESTVIRNFNGDPVSYINGAVTEFGWDSKHSGINVLVSQWVMTDPNNSSPFILNADKFVCSILPESPTQKSVTYSPGGLLFKPGGSNLQHSTSISYLLMVYAGYMKATNKVVNCGNNVVITPDRLVNFTKGQVDYILGSNPLGMSYMVGFGPQFPQKIHHRGSVLPSLDQHPQHIDCRGGDVYWQSQGPNLNLLTGAIVGGPAENDTFQDSRYNVPQSEPTTYINAPFVGVLAYFKSLFPQLNPRK